In the Natronobacterium texcoconense genome, one interval contains:
- a CDS encoding BCCT family transporter has protein sequence MDIEGVSTAERMLRKLLAPLCVLSGIVVVSGFFFPELVGETISGRAWLTISLVFFASALSYLAVLPTASDERERAFDSDYLLRVRRLEVGDVLEGFLARQDPITFGVPVVAFGLFFVGQLLVPSATITIVSAAQAAVTTYAGWLFSGIVLLAVVFCLALLAGPWGSVKLGGSDTEPAYTYPVYFTMFFTAGIAAGIVFWGPAEALFHYETPPSYFAVEPSSEEAAKAALTYALFHWGFWAWSVYIAVGVPIAYYVYQQGAPLRVSTILTPFLGVDNLDSLWCRLVDLLAVFATIGGIATSIALVGDQFLTGIDFQWGVGFDVVGSVLFVAGLTFVFVVSAQSGVHRGIRRIAGVNVVLFGLFAALFFAVAPRTVVVESSVQAVESYARHAVPMSLHLGNGLVADAWVADWTIWNWAWWFSWAPFAGLFLAALSRGRRIRTVVLTGFVATSLATIVWFLLLGATSLHLQQTSTVDALAAIEAHGRSEAVAGFPVFEAFAIGQLLVFVFLALIVVFMATSADTSTLVVAVLATRHEFAPTTGAILFWGIFQGIVAISVLVTDSAELLQAMAVLTGAPFALLALIALVGLVGTLRDRERGHRSVVGAIRSRLPEKRENDER, from the coding sequence ATGGACATCGAGGGCGTCAGCACGGCCGAACGGATGCTCCGGAAGCTGCTGGCTCCGCTCTGTGTCCTCTCGGGAATCGTCGTCGTCTCGGGGTTTTTCTTCCCCGAACTCGTCGGCGAGACGATATCCGGCCGGGCCTGGCTCACTATCTCGCTCGTGTTCTTCGCCTCCGCCCTGAGCTACCTCGCAGTGTTGCCGACCGCAAGCGACGAGCGCGAGCGAGCGTTCGATTCGGACTACCTGCTTCGTGTCCGCCGACTCGAGGTCGGCGACGTTCTCGAGGGGTTTCTCGCCCGGCAGGATCCGATTACGTTCGGCGTTCCGGTCGTCGCGTTCGGACTCTTTTTCGTCGGGCAGTTGCTGGTTCCGTCGGCGACGATCACGATCGTTAGTGCTGCACAGGCCGCCGTCACGACGTACGCAGGCTGGCTGTTTTCCGGGATCGTGCTGCTCGCAGTGGTGTTCTGTCTGGCGCTGCTGGCCGGGCCGTGGGGGTCGGTGAAACTCGGTGGGTCGGACACCGAACCGGCGTACACATATCCGGTCTACTTCACGATGTTCTTCACGGCCGGTATCGCCGCCGGAATCGTCTTCTGGGGGCCGGCGGAAGCGTTGTTTCACTACGAAACGCCGCCGTCGTACTTCGCGGTCGAGCCCTCCTCCGAGGAGGCAGCGAAAGCGGCGTTGACCTACGCGCTGTTTCACTGGGGATTCTGGGCCTGGAGCGTCTACATCGCCGTCGGTGTTCCGATCGCTTACTACGTCTACCAGCAGGGCGCACCGCTTCGAGTGTCGACGATACTGACGCCGTTTCTCGGCGTCGACAACCTCGATTCGCTCTGGTGCCGACTCGTCGATCTGCTCGCCGTCTTCGCGACGATCGGCGGCATCGCGACGTCGATCGCACTCGTCGGCGACCAGTTTCTCACGGGGATCGACTTCCAGTGGGGCGTCGGGTTCGACGTCGTGGGATCGGTCCTGTTCGTCGCCGGATTGACGTTCGTCTTCGTCGTTTCGGCACAGAGCGGCGTCCACCGGGGGATCAGACGGATCGCCGGCGTCAACGTCGTGTTGTTCGGCCTGTTCGCTGCGCTGTTTTTCGCCGTCGCGCCACGAACCGTCGTGGTGGAAAGCAGTGTGCAGGCGGTCGAAAGCTACGCGAGACACGCCGTTCCGATGAGTCTTCACCTCGGGAACGGACTGGTCGCCGACGCCTGGGTCGCCGACTGGACGATCTGGAACTGGGCGTGGTGGTTCTCCTGGGCACCGTTCGCTGGCCTCTTTCTGGCGGCGCTTTCCCGGGGACGACGCATTCGAACGGTCGTCCTGACGGGATTCGTCGCAACGTCGCTGGCGACGATCGTCTGGTTTCTCCTGCTCGGCGCTACCTCCCTTCACCTCCAGCAGACGAGTACCGTCGACGCGCTCGCGGCGATCGAAGCCCACGGTCGGTCCGAAGCCGTCGCGGGCTTTCCGGTCTTCGAGGCGTTCGCGATCGGCCAGTTGCTCGTGTTCGTCTTCCTGGCGCTGATCGTCGTCTTCATGGCGACCTCCGCCGATACGTCGACGCTCGTCGTAGCAGTACTTGCGACCAGACACGAGTTCGCCCCGACCACCGGTGCGATCCTCTTCTGGGGCATCTTCCAGGGTATCGTCGCCATCTCGGTACTCGTCACCGACAGCGCCGAACTCCTGCAGGCGATGGCCGTGTTAACCGGCGCTCCCTTCGCACTCCTCGCCCTAATCGCGCTCGTCGGTCTCGTCGGAACGCTCCGCGATCGCGAACGCGGACACCGTTCGGTCGTCGGCGCCATCCGCTCGAGACTGCCCGAAAAGAGAGAGAACGACGAGCGGTAA
- a CDS encoding NAD-binding protein, with amino-acid sequence MAADTPDPSEPALERLFYHSERIRFVHWQEFSGSKTAVVLTGFVAVLTFVTGLSNLSQPDVTYDGPLAALIPGEPGVVQFTGVLLAFVLGALVIGLQRRKRLTWYLTLLVLPLVTVLPLTTLRPTDVPLLLSILVALPLLLVNRDAFDQRIQLSSLQIASLSSIVGVVLYGTVGSYALQDQFAGLETWGDSVYYVVVTIATVGYGDITPLTTEAKWFSLSVILFGTGAFTVAIGSLIVPAIEKRMATAFGNMTPSELSLLEDHVLVLGHSDITESLLDELETEADVVVVTRDVDDAAELNEREVNVLTDDPTHEETLHDARIDDASGVVVATRDDANDVLAVLAARTANPEIRIVAAANDRQHVGKLEQVGADEVISPMAIGGRLLGRSILANESAESLFDDVDDT; translated from the coding sequence GTGGCCGCCGACACACCAGATCCATCGGAGCCGGCGCTCGAGCGGCTGTTTTACCACAGCGAGCGGATCCGATTCGTCCACTGGCAGGAGTTCTCCGGATCGAAAACGGCGGTCGTACTGACCGGGTTCGTCGCCGTCCTCACGTTCGTGACCGGGCTCTCGAATCTCAGTCAGCCGGACGTGACTTACGACGGGCCACTGGCGGCCCTGATTCCTGGAGAGCCAGGGGTCGTACAGTTTACCGGCGTCTTGCTCGCGTTCGTCCTCGGTGCGCTCGTGATCGGCCTGCAACGACGCAAGCGATTGACGTGGTATCTCACGCTGCTTGTACTCCCGCTGGTGACGGTTTTGCCGCTGACGACGCTCCGGCCGACGGACGTCCCCCTCTTGCTCTCGATTCTCGTCGCACTCCCGCTGTTGCTCGTCAACCGCGACGCATTCGACCAGCGGATCCAGCTTTCGTCACTCCAGATCGCGTCGCTGTCCTCGATCGTTGGCGTCGTCCTGTACGGTACTGTCGGCTCCTACGCTCTGCAGGATCAGTTCGCCGGACTCGAGACCTGGGGCGACTCGGTGTACTACGTCGTCGTTACGATCGCAACCGTCGGTTACGGCGACATTACGCCGCTGACGACCGAAGCGAAGTGGTTCTCGCTCTCGGTTATCCTCTTCGGGACGGGTGCGTTCACGGTCGCGATCGGATCACTGATCGTTCCGGCGATCGAGAAACGGATGGCTACTGCGTTCGGAAACATGACACCATCAGAACTCTCCCTCCTCGAGGACCACGTCCTGGTCCTCGGGCACAGCGACATCACGGAATCGTTACTCGACGAACTCGAGACGGAGGCCGACGTCGTAGTCGTCACACGGGACGTCGACGACGCTGCCGAACTGAACGAACGAGAGGTAAACGTCCTCACCGACGATCCAACCCACGAAGAGACGTTGCACGACGCCAGGATCGACGACGCGTCGGGCGTCGTCGTCGCGACGCGGGACGACGCCAACGACGTCCTGGCCGTCCTCGCCGCACGGACGGCGAATCCGGAGATCCGTATCGTCGCCGCGGCGAACGACCGCCAGCACGTCGGCAAACTCGAGCAAGTCGGCGCCGACGAGGTTATCAGTCCGATGGCGATCGGTGGCAGACTTCTCGGGCGGTCGATTCTCGCGAACGAATCCGCCGAGTCGCTGTTCGACGACGTGGACGATACGTGA
- a CDS encoding universal stress protein, which translates to MYDNVLIATDGSDATEGCVDYALEIADRTDAKVHALYVVETKATYILTVGLSDDELERYREYGRETVTEIVEQVADRGLEGDGVIKTGRPSEKIVEYANDNDIDVVVVGKQGHGAVDRHLGSTAENVMRMVDDAATVVVEN; encoded by the coding sequence ATGTACGACAACGTTCTGATCGCGACGGACGGGAGCGACGCGACCGAGGGGTGTGTCGACTACGCACTCGAGATTGCCGACCGTACGGACGCCAAGGTACACGCGCTGTACGTGGTCGAAACGAAGGCAACCTACATCCTGACCGTCGGCCTCTCGGACGACGAACTCGAGCGATACAGGGAGTACGGCCGCGAGACCGTAACCGAAATCGTTGAACAGGTCGCCGACCGTGGGCTCGAGGGGGACGGCGTGATCAAGACGGGACGGCCGTCAGAAAAGATCGTCGAGTACGCGAACGACAACGATATCGACGTTGTCGTCGTGGGAAAGCAAGGCCACGGTGCGGTCGACAGACACCTCGGGAGTACCGCGGAAAACGTCATGCGGATGGTCGACGATGCAGCCACGGTCGTCGTCGAGAATTGA
- a CDS encoding formate--tetrahydrofolate ligase, whose product MSTDEDESIPSDYEIAQSVTTNHITDVVEPYGLDADDLQLLGEEKAKVELEAIERLREEGDPKGKTILVTGMTPTPLGEGKTVTTVGLGQAMNQLGEDALVAIREPSLGPVFGVKGGAAGGGYSQVLPMEDINLHFTGDLHALTSAHNLIATMLDNHIKQGNDRDVAVNWVNWPRAIDMNDRVLRETVVGLGGDVTGIPREDGFILTAASELMAVLCLADGIEDLKERIARIIVAYDEDGDPVTVDDLGATDAAAILLKDALKPNVVQTIEGTPAFVHGGPFANIAHGTNSLIADEVAAHLSEYLVTEAGFGSDLGAEKFMNIVSRFGDVEPDAVALVASVRALKYHGQDMWPPDVDALEEEDVDAVYDGLENLEKHVRNLEKFGVPVVVAVNRFPQDTDDEIEAVVEHCEEELGVPAAESTVFADGGEGGIELAEHLVEAADAESEFEPLYDLEAPIGEKIETVATEIYGADGVEFHGDAEDDIERLTELGFDDVPICISKTFHSLSDDSSEKGVPEDWTLEVNEIYPSAGAGFLVVLTADVLTLPGLPAEPAAENMELHSDGSISGLF is encoded by the coding sequence ATGAGTACAGACGAGGACGAATCGATACCGTCGGACTACGAGATCGCACAGTCAGTAACCACGAACCACATCACCGACGTCGTCGAACCGTACGGCCTCGATGCGGACGACCTACAGTTGCTCGGCGAGGAGAAGGCGAAAGTCGAACTCGAGGCGATCGAACGGCTCCGGGAGGAGGGCGACCCGAAGGGCAAAACGATCCTCGTCACCGGGATGACGCCGACGCCGCTGGGCGAGGGGAAGACAGTGACGACGGTCGGGCTCGGGCAGGCGATGAACCAGCTCGGAGAGGACGCACTCGTCGCGATTCGCGAACCGTCGCTCGGGCCCGTCTTCGGCGTCAAGGGCGGGGCGGCGGGCGGCGGCTACTCCCAGGTGCTCCCAATGGAGGACATCAACCTCCACTTCACGGGCGACCTGCACGCGCTGACGTCGGCGCACAACCTCATTGCGACGATGCTGGACAACCACATCAAGCAGGGGAACGACCGCGACGTCGCGGTCAACTGGGTCAACTGGCCGCGTGCGATCGACATGAACGATCGCGTCCTCCGCGAGACGGTCGTCGGACTGGGTGGCGACGTGACCGGCATCCCCCGCGAGGACGGGTTCATCCTGACCGCTGCCTCGGAGCTGATGGCCGTCCTCTGTCTCGCCGACGGGATAGAGGACCTCAAAGAACGCATCGCGCGGATCATCGTCGCCTACGACGAGGACGGCGACCCGGTCACGGTCGACGATCTCGGCGCGACCGACGCCGCCGCAATCCTCCTGAAAGACGCCCTGAAACCCAACGTCGTCCAGACGATCGAAGGGACGCCGGCGTTCGTCCACGGCGGCCCGTTCGCCAACATCGCTCACGGAACCAACTCGCTGATCGCCGACGAGGTCGCGGCCCACCTCTCGGAGTACCTCGTCACCGAGGCCGGCTTCGGTTCGGACCTGGGCGCCGAGAAGTTCATGAACATCGTCTCCCGCTTCGGCGACGTCGAACCCGACGCCGTCGCGCTCGTCGCCTCCGTCCGCGCGCTGAAGTACCACGGCCAGGACATGTGGCCGCCGGACGTCGACGCACTCGAGGAAGAAGACGTCGACGCCGTCTACGACGGCCTCGAGAACCTGGAGAAACACGTCCGGAACCTCGAGAAGTTCGGCGTCCCGGTCGTCGTCGCGGTCAACCGCTTCCCGCAGGACACCGACGACGAGATCGAGGCAGTCGTCGAACACTGTGAAGAAGAACTCGGCGTGCCGGCCGCGGAGTCGACCGTCTTCGCCGACGGCGGCGAGGGCGGGATCGAACTCGCCGAACACCTCGTCGAGGCCGCCGACGCCGAGTCGGAGTTCGAGCCGCTGTACGACCTCGAGGCACCGATCGGGGAGAAGATCGAGACCGTCGCGACCGAGATCTACGGCGCCGACGGCGTCGAGTTCCACGGCGACGCCGAGGACGACATCGAACGGCTCACGGAACTGGGCTTCGACGACGTCCCGATCTGTATCTCGAAGACGTTTCACTCGCTGAGCGACGATTCGAGCGAGAAGGGCGTCCCCGAGGACTGGACGCTCGAGGTAAACGAGATTTACCCGTCGGCAGGGGCGGGTTTCCTCGTGGTGTTGACCGCCGACGTGCTCACGTTACCGGGGCTCCCCGCGGAGCCGGCGGCCGAAAACATGGAACTGCACTCCGACGGGAGTATTTCGGGGCTCTTCTGA
- the fdhF gene encoding formate dehydrogenase subunit alpha, which yields MSTDDPDSGPTKTICPYCGVGCGIQVKQGEEPGDVQFMPWGDAPVNEGRICIKGGAATEVVDHEDRLTDPLIKEDGEFREASWEEAYDMVVEELERIREEYRPDAMGFFGSSKTMNEENYLLQKIARRYGTNNVDNCTRMCHASTVWALRTGLGAGAMTNSMADLEEECDLFWIQGANPGEQHPIANSQYFRQAVLEGATVIQVDPHANKTTRSFQIDETDRHQHLQLNPGTDIPLLNIVLKTILDHHEEHPEDGWIDEEFVEARTEGFEDLKETLEDFDKEAAAEECGLDLEAIELAAEKYAKADNAAIFTGMGMSQHACGVDNVQNEINLALITGNLGRPGTGVNPLRGQNNVQGTCDVGAMPNVLPGYQLVDDDEARTRVEDVWGFEVPDEPGLTNVEVSHQFGESVHGLYVMGENPVMSEPDANSVAERIQELEFMVVQDIFMTETAKYADVVLPATTWAERDGTVTNTDRRVQRMRGVDKVHENTKHDLEILSEVGSRLFGGEEPRSSESRTESGGKFDFDEPEEVFEELREVCPIYHGMTYDNLGEEGLHWPCYQPGDEGDPFLYEHEFDTESGKGHIEGVTHQPPKETPDDEYPLILTTARLEEHYNTGTMSRRSPTLNRQTPENFVDVHPNDAEQYGIEDGQDVVLKSRRGEITVEAQVTEDIKEGVVWTTPHFAAASANRLTNDVLDERAKIPEYKAAAAEIEVGLEPADSEAAADD from the coding sequence ATGTCGACTGACGACCCCGATTCCGGACCGACGAAGACGATCTGTCCGTACTGTGGCGTCGGCTGTGGCATCCAGGTCAAGCAGGGGGAGGAGCCGGGTGACGTCCAGTTCATGCCGTGGGGCGACGCGCCGGTAAACGAGGGGCGGATCTGCATCAAGGGCGGCGCGGCGACGGAGGTCGTCGACCACGAGGACCGGCTCACCGACCCGCTGATCAAAGAAGACGGCGAGTTCCGCGAAGCCAGCTGGGAGGAGGCCTACGACATGGTCGTCGAGGAACTCGAGCGCATCCGCGAGGAATATCGCCCGGACGCGATGGGCTTTTTCGGCTCCTCGAAGACGATGAACGAGGAGAACTACCTCCTCCAGAAGATCGCTCGGCGGTACGGTACCAACAACGTCGACAACTGTACGCGGATGTGTCACGCCTCGACGGTCTGGGCGCTGCGGACGGGCCTGGGCGCGGGCGCGATGACCAACAGCATGGCCGACCTCGAAGAGGAGTGTGACCTGTTCTGGATCCAGGGTGCGAACCCTGGCGAACAGCATCCGATCGCGAACAGCCAGTACTTCCGCCAGGCCGTCCTCGAGGGTGCGACGGTGATCCAGGTCGACCCACACGCGAACAAGACGACACGTTCCTTCCAGATCGACGAGACGGATCGTCACCAGCACCTCCAGTTGAATCCTGGTACCGACATCCCGCTGCTGAACATCGTCCTCAAGACGATCCTCGACCACCACGAGGAACACCCGGAGGACGGCTGGATCGACGAGGAGTTCGTCGAGGCCCGCACCGAGGGGTTCGAGGATCTGAAAGAGACCCTCGAGGACTTCGACAAGGAGGCCGCCGCCGAGGAGTGCGGGCTCGACCTGGAGGCGATCGAACTGGCCGCAGAGAAGTACGCGAAAGCGGACAACGCCGCCATCTTCACCGGGATGGGGATGAGTCAGCACGCCTGTGGCGTCGACAACGTCCAAAACGAGATCAACCTCGCGTTGATCACGGGGAATCTCGGCCGACCGGGAACTGGCGTCAACCCGCTCCGGGGGCAGAACAACGTCCAGGGGACCTGTGACGTCGGCGCGATGCCGAACGTCCTCCCGGGCTATCAACTCGTGGACGACGACGAGGCCCGCACCCGCGTCGAAGATGTCTGGGGCTTCGAGGTGCCCGACGAACCGGGCCTGACGAACGTCGAGGTCTCCCACCAGTTCGGCGAGTCGGTCCACGGCCTCTACGTCATGGGCGAGAACCCCGTCATGTCCGAACCGGACGCCAACAGCGTCGCCGAGCGCATCCAGGAACTCGAGTTCATGGTAGTTCAGGACATCTTCATGACGGAGACGGCGAAGTACGCCGACGTCGTCCTGCCGGCGACGACCTGGGCCGAACGCGACGGTACCGTCACCAACACCGACCGGCGCGTCCAGCGGATGCGCGGCGTGGATAAGGTTCACGAGAACACGAAACACGACCTCGAGATCCTCTCCGAAGTTGGCTCCCGACTGTTTGGCGGCGAGGAGCCACGCTCCTCGGAGAGCCGGACGGAGTCCGGCGGAAAGTTCGACTTCGACGAGCCCGAGGAAGTGTTCGAGGAACTCCGCGAGGTCTGTCCGATCTACCACGGCATGACCTACGACAACCTCGGCGAGGAGGGACTGCACTGGCCCTGCTACCAGCCCGGCGACGAGGGCGACCCGTTCCTCTACGAACACGAGTTCGACACCGAGAGCGGCAAGGGCCACATCGAGGGCGTCACCCACCAGCCGCCGAAGGAGACGCCGGACGACGAGTATCCGCTGATCCTGACGACCGCGCGCCTCGAGGAACACTACAACACGGGGACGATGAGCCGTCGCTCGCCGACGCTGAACCGGCAGACGCCGGAGAACTTCGTCGACGTCCACCCGAACGACGCCGAACAGTACGGTATCGAGGACGGCCAGGACGTCGTCCTCAAGTCTCGGCGCGGCGAGATCACCGTCGAGGCACAGGTCACCGAGGACATCAAGGAAGGCGTCGTCTGGACGACCCCACACTTCGCGGCTGCCTCCGCAAACAGGCTGACGAACGACGTCCTCGACGAGCGAGCGAAGATCCCCGAGTACAAGGCCGCAGCCGCAGAGATCGAGGTCGGCCTCGAGCCGGCCGATTCGGAGGCGGCGGCCGACGACTGA